The genomic interval CTCTTCTTGAGTGGAAATGCTACTCACATCGAATCTGCCCTCGGCGCGAGAAATGAACTCCTTTAACACTGATATTGGATAGGCGGATAGGCCAATAAACTTGGCCTTGCCCTCTTTTACCAACTGTTCCAGAGCGGGCAGAGTCTCGTTGAGCACAATTTCCAAATTTTCGGCGAATTCGATGTCATGTATTTGTATCACATCCACGTAGTCCAGGCCTAGCAGCTGCAAACTCTTCTCCACGCTCTCACGGGTCTTCTGCGCGCTAAAGTCAAACATGTGTTCGTAGTCCAGCTCATAGCGTGCCACCTTGGTGGCTATGTAGTAGGCCTCCCTTGGCACGTCCCTTAGCGCTTTACCAAGCACTTCCTCCGAGCGTCCCTGGCCATACCACGGCGCTGTGTCTATATAGTTGATGCCAGCTTTCAAAGCGTCGTGCACTGTTTTAATGCCCTCCTCCAGGTCGAAGCtgcataaacaaacaaatttacacatacatattgcCATTTCTGTTTCTATGTTATTTTTCCCATTAAAAACACACCCATAATTGGCACAGAGCGCCCCTCCCCCGAACGCTATTTTGGAGATTTCCAAACCAGTTTTACCAAACTTGCGGTACTCCATGCGCTTCACTTGCTCCTCGTTGTGGAAGCCTTTGACAAAGGTCACTGGTAATTTTCCAGACAtatctgtttatttatttttagtctTTTTTTTCGCAATCCACCGAAACGCGTTCCAGATTCAGAGAAACGACAAAGTAGACTGAAAgctaaattttaatattccaCTCAGTAGCAAAGAACGGGATTGTTTTTGCActctagtgtgtgtgtgtgtgtgtgtgtcaagtgTTTGCTGATATGGCGAGTACTTAAGCGAGATTGCAAACGAAATAGTCTGGAGCGCGCATTGAGTGAATTGCAGGGCCGGTTCAGATAGACTGAACGATAACAAAAATTCGTTGTATGTAAAAAGAAAAGGCTATATTTTTGCGTCCGAATAAAAAAGaatcaatcaaaaaaaaaaatcagcgaACGCAACTATCTACAATCAACAACTCTATGAAAGCAACTCCCAAATACGAGATTGTTGCGAAATTGATGTGcggaaaattataaaaatcaaacTACGCCAgaaaaatgggtataatggatttatgcaaatgtatgtaacaggcagaaggaagaaTCTCCGACCTCACAGAGCATATGTTTTCTTAATAAGCATCAAatgccgagtcgatctagacATGTCCGTCCGTTTGTCCGCCAGTCCGTATATATGTACGCGTTGACATCAGatcctataagagctagagactgaaTTTCGCACGTCCTACCCGCGGAGTACTCCATTACCAAGCAATACAAATCGATACCGAAATCCTGCTCTTTCTTCTAGAatactatataatatgtatatacagctcaagtatctttcatttgtAGATCAGCATCATAAGTCGAGTTGTTTATGCGGACCATCTGcttatgcgaactagtctctcagctGTCGTTAAGGCAAGTCAAGAAACTTGGTATAGGTCCGTCTTTCTGTGGCAAGCAGTACATATATCGGAACTGgacggaccactatatcttagctgccataggaacgatctgtggAAATTTAGTTTCTCTTGATA from Drosophila virilis strain 15010-1051.87 chromosome 2, Dvir_AGI_RSII-ME, whole genome shotgun sequence carries:
- the LOC116651718 gene encoding uncharacterized protein, which translates into the protein MSGKLPVTFVKGFHNEEQVKRMEYRKFGKTGLEISKIAFGGGALCANYGFDLEEGIKTVHDALKAGINYIDTAPWYGQGRSEEVLGKALRDVPREAYYIATKVARYELDYEHMFDFSAQKTRESVEKSLQLLGLDYVDVIQIHDIEFAENLEIVLNETLPALEQLVKEGKAKFIGLSAYPISVLKEFISRAEGRFDTVLTYARYTLADNTLLDYLDYFKSQNLGIICAAAHSLGLLTNAGPQPWHPASDEQKKIARKAAELCKKEGVELGKLAMYYTIQLRDVSTFLVGNQTRQLLQMNLAAFYDGLSAKEQEVLQHLRENIFVKPFHWEGNELERYWAALKKK